From the genome of Sulfurimonas paralvinellae:
CTATCTTGTCTTTTACCTGTGTCTGAATCTGCTGTGCCAGATCTGAACGACCGTTCATCAATGCGACTCGTCTCATATGAGCTATACCGGCAGCGGATTTTTCAGCAACACCGACACCTGCATAAAAACCTTCCACTTCAGGAATACATGTCCATCTTGGAGCGAGGACATTTTCCTGCATACATTTGAATGTGGGGTTGTATGCCTCTTTTTTTGCTTCGGGTTTTTTACTGCTACATCCTGTAATGGCTAAAGCAGCGAGTGCGAGTATTGCAGCACTTTTTATGATTTTATTCATTTATACTTTCCTTCTGTGAACTTTGTATAGTATACTAACATAAAACTTTATTTAGAATAATTAATACTCATTAGAAATAATTGTAAGGAATATTTTGAAACAGTACTACTCATATGAAAATTTTAAAAGTGATACAAACAGGTTAATCAACAATGTTGCAGATTTTGAGGCAGAAGCGATACTCTCTATAGCAAGAGGCGGTTTCACACTCTCTCATGCAATGGCAGAGGGGCTGAATATTCGTGATGTGCAGAGCATACGCACAGAGTTGTATGACAATGAATGCAAACGTGAAGAGTTGACTCTTTTTGGCACATGCCATTTCAATGTAAAACGGGTTCTGGTTGTTGATGACATCGCCGACAGTGGTGAAACACTGCGATTTATCATGGAATATCTTCACAAGAACTTTTCAGGTATAGAGTTCAAATCTGCTACGCTTTTTTATAAAAAAACATCCTGTTATAAACCTGATTATTGGATAAATGAGGCAAATGCCTGGATAGAGTTCTTCTGGGAAAAGGATTTTATTTGTGAAAGGGATGACGCTTCGTAAAGTCTGTATCGTAAATATAGGCTGCTATCTCTTCAAGAACATCTTTTTCATAAGCAAGCTGCGGCATCAGTTCATGTTTTGCTATGGCATCTTGCATGATGGATTTGTCTGCATCGGGATCATGTACCCACTCTGAGAGATATTTTATAAAGTCGGGTTTGTTTGGAAAAGCTTCTTTGTATCGTTTTCGCACCTCCTGCATCGAAGGAGCAGATCTCTCTGTTGTTTCATAATGACAGGTGACACAATTACCGTGAAAAAGCAGTGCTCCCATTTTATCGGATGC
Proteins encoded in this window:
- a CDS encoding c-type cytochrome; this encodes MRHFVLFCLTLFSLEASDKMGALLFHGNCVTCHYETTERSAPSMQEVRKRYKEAFPNKPDFIKYLSEWVHDPDADKSIMQDAIAKHELMPQLAYEKDVLEEIAAYIYDTDFTKRHPFHK
- a CDS encoding LPP20 family lipoprotein, coding for MNKIIKSAAILALAALAITGCSSKKPEAKKEAYNPTFKCMQENVLAPRWTCIPEVEGFYAGVGVAEKSAAGIAHMRRVALMNGRSDLAQQIQTQVKDKIEGFTRATGNGSAETVDKVTTAVTKQIAKVDLKGSKAVDMWQAPSGALYMLVTVPEENINAEVKKAVKSSFKNDNALWQQFQSKQALEQLDKEFPTE
- a CDS encoding phosphoribosyltransferase; translated protein: MKQYYSYENFKSDTNRLINNVADFEAEAILSIARGGFTLSHAMAEGLNIRDVQSIRTELYDNECKREELTLFGTCHFNVKRVLVVDDIADSGETLRFIMEYLHKNFSGIEFKSATLFYKKTSCYKPDYWINEANAWIEFFWEKDFICERDDAS